A single Deinococcus misasensis DSM 22328 DNA region contains:
- a CDS encoding DNA double-strand break repair nuclease NurA: MRLRLDPWSADQPQIQTLEPRNTRSEIHFMEGPDWQAIPCTPIPHSLEYVYIVDGTRQLYANVTIEDQDRLVFGGLGAIATGAVELHPHGLRPAKLSYLDCQRLLVAGGGYVPQSLRLSPLAGQCPELLFSPHTERDNEIHTPLNGLQNMMLHIEQQLSHDLSSSIEEVSVHPIQLKSLVFQDGRLRRDNPEKLVFGIVKTQYTHFLPPAEQQLLAQLKPRERTPIFYFKYEGETYARYSWYVRLAAMPPYMQSYGGLVRVEAYAPPEVEDLPPAIKLVADFSGELLSRLASESFKDRRAPQNLIPTGALEKELKRRLGAKDIVERRIRQFLMESLNPTS, from the coding sequence ATGCGTTTACGACTCGACCCGTGGAGTGCAGACCAACCCCAGATCCAGACCCTTGAACCCCGCAACACCCGTTCTGAAATTCACTTCATGGAAGGCCCGGACTGGCAGGCCATCCCCTGCACACCCATCCCCCACAGCCTTGAATACGTGTACATCGTGGATGGCACCCGCCAGCTTTACGCCAACGTCACCATCGAAGATCAGGACCGTCTGGTGTTCGGAGGGCTTGGCGCAATTGCCACTGGAGCTGTAGAACTTCATCCTCACGGTTTGCGACCTGCCAAACTCAGTTATCTGGACTGCCAGAGGTTGCTGGTGGCCGGAGGAGGATATGTCCCCCAATCTCTCAGGCTCTCCCCTCTGGCCGGGCAGTGCCCCGAGTTGCTGTTCAGTCCACACACCGAACGGGACAACGAAATCCACACCCCTCTAAACGGCCTGCAGAACATGATGCTGCACATTGAGCAGCAACTCTCACACGACCTGAGTTCCAGCATCGAAGAGGTCTCAGTCCATCCGATTCAACTGAAAAGTCTGGTGTTTCAGGATGGCCGCCTCAGGCGCGACAACCCCGAGAAACTGGTGTTTGGGATTGTGAAAACCCAGTACACCCACTTTCTGCCCCCTGCTGAGCAACAACTGCTGGCCCAGCTCAAACCCAGAGAACGCACCCCCATCTTTTACTTCAAATACGAAGGGGAAACCTACGCCCGTTATTCGTGGTATGTGCGTCTGGCTGCCATGCCCCCTTACATGCAGTCTTATGGGGGTCTGGTGCGTGTGGAAGCTTACGCCCCCCCAGAGGTGGAAGATTTGCCTCCAGCCATCAAACTGGTGGCAGATTTCTCTGGCGAACTGCTCTCCAGACTGGCCAGCGAGTCTTTCAAAGACCGGCGTGCACCTCAGAACCTGATTCCCACAGGGGCTCTGGAAAAAGAACTCAAAAGAAGGCTGGGGGCCAAAGACATCGTCGAGCGCAGAATCCGCCAGTTCTTGATGGAAAGCCTGAACCCCACTTCTTGA
- a CDS encoding M48 family metallopeptidase: MNVETQMESLPCPKCGHPMPVDPSFPVWCDACNHNVLPEPEAKSKNRMGLMDRVALKLGEKRSKQIFDHYCTLRDLKPHLHFSKLLGMGMALLLVLFPVALVVGGLLLLITWNVGFMFVAALLFMLAYKTIPQPAPMPLMLLDPQSTPTLHRICQQVAAQLGARLEGVALDWHHNASMGRYTHRRTPVMTLGLPLMANLSPEEKLAIIAHEMAHQANGDFSRSFMFQWACNILGILMYPLPAAWMEAPLWGYYRVMASCLYEDSQRAEYFADDAAASIAGTQSTISVLRKMHLGTVYYRFLEHTIRNRNRWDVFLAFKEHVSHIPAREGERLRRAEMMEGYRLQSTHPPTAYRIQRLQAFDKPAAALFTPEELQQMEKELLECHSGVQEAMMSLYRDVVY, translated from the coding sequence ATGAATGTGGAAACCCAGATGGAATCGCTCCCATGTCCCAAATGTGGGCATCCGATGCCTGTGGACCCCAGTTTTCCAGTGTGGTGCGATGCATGCAACCACAACGTGCTCCCTGAACCAGAGGCCAAAAGCAAAAACCGCATGGGTCTGATGGACCGGGTGGCCCTCAAACTTGGAGAAAAACGCAGCAAGCAAATTTTTGACCACTACTGCACTTTGCGTGACCTGAAACCCCATTTGCATTTCAGCAAACTGCTTGGGATGGGCATGGCTTTGCTGCTGGTGTTGTTTCCGGTGGCTCTGGTGGTCGGGGGCTTGCTGCTCCTGATCACCTGGAATGTGGGATTCATGTTCGTGGCTGCACTGTTGTTCATGCTGGCCTACAAAACCATTCCCCAGCCTGCCCCCATGCCCCTGATGCTGCTGGACCCCCAGAGCACCCCGACTTTGCACCGCATTTGCCAGCAAGTGGCAGCACAACTCGGAGCCCGTCTGGAGGGTGTGGCTCTGGATTGGCACCACAACGCTTCGATGGGTCGTTACACCCACCGCAGAACCCCAGTGATGACCCTGGGGCTTCCCCTGATGGCCAACCTCAGCCCGGAAGAAAAGCTGGCCATCATTGCCCATGAAATGGCCCATCAGGCCAACGGGGATTTCTCAAGGTCGTTCATGTTCCAGTGGGCCTGCAACATTCTGGGCATCCTGATGTATCCTCTGCCCGCTGCATGGATGGAAGCACCGCTCTGGGGGTACTACCGCGTGATGGCTTCCTGCCTCTATGAAGACAGCCAGAGGGCCGAATATTTTGCAGACGATGCTGCTGCGTCCATCGCTGGAACCCAGAGCACCATTTCGGTCCTGAGGAAAATGCACCTTGGCACGGTGTACTACCGTTTTCTGGAACACACCATCCGCAACCGGAACCGCTGGGATGTGTTTCTGGCCTTCAAAGAGCATGTGTCCCACATTCCTGCCAGAGAAGGAGAGCGCCTTCGCCGTGCAGAGATGATGGAAGGTTATCGTCTGCAGTCCACCCACCCGCCCACCGCCTACCGCATCCAGAGGCTGCAGGCTTTTGACAAACCTGCTGCTGCCCTGTTCACCCCCGAAGAACTCCAGCAGATGGAAAAAGAACTGCTGGAATGTCACTCTGGAGTGCAGGAAGCCATGATGTCCCTGTACCGCGATGTGGTCTACTGA
- the map gene encoding type I methionyl aminopeptidase codes for MSIDSEHDLQSMQHAGKVVAEALKTMKEAILPGVTPLELDHLCGEVFRKHGAVSAPRQVYGAPVHAFISVNDDVVHGLPTSRPLQAGDVVKLDVTPVVNGYIADAAITVAVPPASPQALKLIACAEAAFEAAMQVASAGNPIHVIGKAIENTVTSRGFTVLRELSGHSVGRTIHEEPTVLNYHHPRDRYPLHEGLVLAIEPLISVGRRGRVRTRKDGWTLTTMDGSLSAHFEHTVVITGGRPLILTA; via the coding sequence ATGTCCATTGACTCAGAACACGATTTGCAAAGCATGCAGCACGCCGGAAAAGTGGTTGCAGAAGCTTTAAAGACCATGAAAGAAGCCATCTTGCCCGGCGTCACCCCTCTGGAATTGGACCATTTGTGCGGAGAGGTGTTCAGGAAGCACGGAGCGGTTTCTGCTCCAAGGCAAGTGTATGGGGCTCCGGTGCATGCTTTCATCAGTGTGAACGATGATGTGGTCCATGGGTTGCCCACTTCACGTCCGCTGCAGGCCGGAGATGTGGTCAAACTGGATGTGACCCCAGTGGTGAATGGTTACATTGCCGATGCAGCCATCACGGTGGCGGTTCCGCCTGCTTCTCCTCAGGCCCTGAAGTTGATCGCTTGTGCAGAAGCGGCTTTTGAAGCAGCAATGCAGGTGGCTTCCGCTGGAAATCCCATCCATGTCATTGGAAAAGCCATTGAGAACACCGTGACCTCCAGAGGTTTCACGGTCCTTCGCGAACTCTCGGGTCACAGCGTTGGACGCACCATCCACGAAGAACCCACCGTTTTGAATTACCACCATCCCAGAGACCGCTACCCCCTGCATGAAGGGTTGGTTTTGGCCATTGAACCCCTGATCAGTGTGGGTCGTCGGGGCAGGGTGAGAACCCGCAAAGACGGCTGGACCTTGACCACCATGGATGGCAGCCTCAGTGCCCATTTCGAGCACACTGTGGTGATTACGGGTGGGCGTCCCTTGATTTTGACGGCCTGA
- a CDS encoding SRPBCC family protein: MQINTIAATTNAPVEAIWQLWTNPRYWARWDPDVAQVEMKGAFKQGATGTITHPDGTTSTFQVMSCEIHRSYVMSVQVSKGVELLIKRECHPEGDFFKMQQELTLIASPFTKLLFAARKDAMQKNALKAMDTMWNLLQGDLGFIEGLSGQGQRVRI, translated from the coding sequence ATGCAAATCAACACCATCGCAGCCACCACCAATGCCCCTGTTGAAGCCATCTGGCAGCTCTGGACCAATCCCCGTTATTGGGCACGCTGGGATCCAGATGTGGCACAGGTTGAAATGAAAGGGGCCTTCAAGCAGGGGGCCACAGGGACCATCACCCACCCTGATGGCACCACCAGCACCTTTCAGGTGATGTCCTGTGAAATCCACCGCAGCTATGTGATGTCTGTGCAAGTCAGCAAAGGGGTGGAACTGCTGATCAAGCGGGAATGCCATCCAGAGGGAGACTTCTTCAAAATGCAACAGGAACTCACCCTGATTGCTTCTCCCTTCACCAAATTGCTGTTTGCTGCCCGCAAAGATGCCATGCAAAAAAATGCCCTCAAGGCCATGGACACCATGTGGAATTTGCTGCAGGGCGATCTGGGCTTCATCGAGGGACTTTCCGGCCAAGGGCAACGGGTCAGAATCTGA
- a CDS encoding BON domain-containing protein: MWPFGKSTEERVKDALKQTPRLQSLNLDVQERGGTVSISGEVPNQNYHQLIEVVAEGIKGVKQVDLSGLRARQTVQPQEVKASQTVTGSQSQQDLDDLQQDIKGSQIAKAVLRNIEANVELKDDPIDVLQTGRSVILRGAVDSQHEYNLAEKIARETEGVASVDASDLKIVEKAKEKFREAQASTQQSKPKSGPVNIPDEWYTVKAGDTLSEIAQRFYGDASKESYMKIARANGISDPNLIRVGQKLQIPR, translated from the coding sequence ATGTGGCCATTTGGCAAAAGCACTGAAGAAAGAGTCAAAGATGCATTGAAACAGACCCCCAGACTGCAGTCCTTGAACCTGGATGTTCAAGAACGCGGAGGCACCGTCAGCATCTCTGGTGAAGTGCCCAATCAGAACTACCACCAGCTCATTGAAGTGGTGGCGGAAGGCATCAAAGGGGTCAAGCAAGTGGACCTTTCGGGGCTGCGTGCCAGACAGACCGTGCAGCCTCAGGAAGTGAAAGCCAGCCAGACCGTGACAGGATCCCAGAGCCAGCAAGACCTGGATGATTTGCAACAGGACATCAAAGGCAGCCAGATTGCCAAAGCCGTGCTGCGAAACATCGAAGCCAATGTGGAATTGAAAGACGATCCCATTGATGTGTTGCAAACAGGCCGCAGTGTGATTCTGCGTGGCGCCGTGGACAGCCAGCACGAATACAACCTCGCCGAAAAAATCGCCAGAGAAACCGAAGGTGTCGCCAGTGTGGATGCCTCGGACCTGAAGATCGTGGAAAAAGCCAAAGAGAAATTCCGTGAGGCGCAGGCCAGCACGCAACAAAGCAAACCCAAATCTGGTCCAGTCAACATCCCAGATGAGTGGTACACCGTGAAAGCTGGTGACACCCTCTCAGAGATTGCCCAGCGTTTTTACGGGGATGCCAGCAAAGAAAGCTACATGAAAATTGCCAGAGCCAATGGCATTTCCGATCCCAACCTGATCCGGGTGGGTCAGAAACTGCAAATTCCGCGCTGA
- the recD2 gene encoding SF1B family DNA helicase RecD2, whose translation MVELGEQLQVTGKALKVRFRAETGFTILSADIQTAQGRDSDATLVGMMPPIDAGDPFEADLLVQEHPEYGYQYKVLNLFLKDDTTDMTEEGIMAYLQAKVAGVGPKLSKRIVDYFGQQTFEVIELDPEKLLQVPGVTRSTILKVQASWDERHGERKLITGLQSLGLSVSQAQRAMKQFGSMALEVLKDDLYHLTEVEGIGFQTADRLALEKGMEPTDPRRLMAAAVYAMQQAMQQAGHTYLPKTRALKGLKYYTGISEKLAETSLQDALEAGRILQEGDRVYLPFALKNEKALAHVVAELLSEPPEAPWRVPTRAVKDLSEEQARVLEWLTDHRLVVLSGGPGTGKSYTTRKVVELAENLGLEVGLCAPTGKAARRLMEMTLHPASTIHRLLSYGPEGFRFGQLEPLPYDLIIVDEVSMCGDGLMLALLTAVAPGARILLVGDADQLPPVDYGMPLSTLTQIAPTVWLTQIYRQAQDSPIIRAAHQIKSGNVPEFSFREFRHIPVESDTGARRVALLVDSLGGPRKVQVLTPMKKGPLGVVALNQALQSMFNPGSEGTRVGEYLLRVGDIVVQTKNDYNNEVFNGTLGLVIREGSGKVQIDFEGNVVEMSGAEVYHLHLGYALTVHRSQGSEWDTVVGVLHDTHYNMLSRELAYTAVTRAKNTFVAVGTENAWQIASTRRREVRYTGLLDRIKKILG comes from the coding sequence ATGGTGGAACTCGGTGAACAACTTCAGGTGACAGGCAAAGCATTGAAAGTCAGATTTCGCGCAGAAACCGGATTTACCATTCTCAGTGCAGACATTCAAACCGCGCAAGGCAGAGACAGCGATGCCACTCTGGTGGGCATGATGCCTCCCATTGATGCCGGAGATCCTTTCGAAGCCGATCTGCTGGTGCAAGAACACCCTGAGTACGGTTACCAGTACAAGGTGCTCAACCTGTTCCTCAAAGACGACACCACCGACATGACCGAGGAAGGCATCATGGCTTACCTGCAAGCCAAAGTGGCGGGCGTGGGTCCCAAACTGTCCAAACGCATTGTGGATTACTTCGGACAGCAGACGTTCGAAGTGATCGAACTGGACCCCGAGAAACTCTTGCAGGTGCCCGGAGTCACCCGTTCCACCATCTTGAAAGTGCAAGCTTCATGGGATGAACGGCACGGTGAACGCAAACTGATCACAGGCTTGCAGTCTCTGGGCCTCAGTGTTTCGCAAGCCCAGAGGGCCATGAAGCAGTTTGGCAGCATGGCTCTGGAGGTGCTCAAAGACGACCTGTACCACCTGACTGAGGTGGAGGGGATCGGTTTTCAAACCGCAGACCGTCTGGCCCTGGAAAAAGGCATGGAGCCCACCGATCCCAGACGCCTGATGGCTGCAGCGGTTTATGCCATGCAGCAAGCCATGCAGCAGGCCGGACACACCTATCTGCCGAAAACCAGAGCCCTGAAGGGCCTCAAGTATTACACGGGCATCAGTGAAAAACTGGCAGAAACCTCTTTGCAGGATGCTCTGGAAGCTGGGCGGATCCTGCAAGAAGGGGACCGGGTGTATTTGCCTTTCGCCCTGAAGAACGAAAAGGCGCTGGCCCATGTGGTTGCAGAATTGCTGTCTGAACCACCGGAGGCCCCGTGGCGCGTGCCCACCCGTGCCGTCAAAGACCTCAGCGAGGAGCAAGCGCGTGTGCTGGAATGGCTCACCGATCACCGTCTGGTGGTGCTCTCTGGAGGCCCGGGCACCGGAAAAAGCTACACCACCCGCAAAGTGGTGGAACTGGCGGAAAACCTCGGGCTGGAGGTGGGTCTCTGCGCTCCCACCGGCAAAGCAGCCAGACGCCTGATGGAAATGACCCTGCACCCGGCAAGCACCATCCACCGATTGCTGAGTTATGGTCCAGAGGGGTTCCGTTTTGGACAACTTGAACCCCTCCCCTACGACCTGATCATCGTGGACGAGGTCTCCATGTGTGGCGATGGCCTGATGCTGGCCTTGCTGACCGCAGTGGCTCCGGGGGCCAGAATCCTGCTGGTCGGAGACGCAGACCAGTTGCCTCCCGTGGATTATGGCATGCCCCTGTCCACGCTGACCCAGATTGCACCCACCGTCTGGCTCACCCAGATTTACCGTCAGGCGCAGGACAGTCCCATCATCCGTGCAGCCCACCAGATCAAAAGCGGAAATGTGCCAGAGTTCTCCTTCAGAGAGTTCAGGCACATTCCTGTGGAAAGCGACACCGGAGCCAGACGGGTGGCGTTGCTCGTGGATTCTCTGGGCGGACCACGAAAAGTGCAGGTCCTGACCCCCATGAAAAAAGGACCTCTGGGTGTGGTGGCCCTCAATCAGGCTTTGCAAAGCATGTTCAATCCGGGCTCTGAAGGCACACGGGTTGGGGAATACTTGCTCAGGGTCGGGGACATCGTGGTGCAAACCAAAAACGATTACAACAACGAGGTGTTCAACGGCACCCTCGGTCTGGTGATCCGCGAAGGAAGTGGCAAAGTCCAGATTGATTTTGAGGGCAACGTCGTGGAAATGTCTGGAGCAGAGGTGTACCACCTGCACCTTGGGTATGCCCTGACCGTGCACCGTTCTCAGGGCAGCGAGTGGGACACCGTGGTCGGCGTCTTGCACGACACCCACTACAACATGCTGTCCAGAGAACTCGCCTACACCGCCGTCACCCGTGCCAAAAACACCTTCGTGGCTGTGGGCACCGAAAATGCATGGCAGATTGCCTCCACCCGCAGGCGCGAAGTGCGTTACACCGGTTTGCTGGACCGCATCAAAAAAATTCTCGGGTGA
- a CDS encoding MFS transporter, with the protein MNPPSLFASRMAINIFFAVTGIAFANWVVRIPDVKASLQMSPEVLGLALLGAAIGSLCSMVFGGYLMARFGSKTVTTVSAILTCLSVILPGFAGNAWTLFGALFFYGAFNGMMDVSMNDQAALNEKQHGKSIMSSFHGVFSLGGVIGSLIGGWLSKEQVPVGEHLMYVGLALVVVVAVTSRFLIPTPPHPEEAHNEPVFIRPAPSLWIIGIMAFCVMLGEGGMADWSSVYLRENIGATESQGAFGYAAFSGLMMVGRFLGDGFINRFGAPRVVAWGGAIMALGLFVGLGINTLPAVILGFACVGLGCSALFPCFLSSASRNPDMRPASAITAVATMAYFGFLAGPPVLGLVAGQLGLKMALFIIAAAGLFILFNHRKVQA; encoded by the coding sequence GTGAATCCTCCCTCTCTTTTTGCCTCACGCATGGCCATCAACATTTTCTTTGCGGTCACGGGCATTGCTTTTGCCAACTGGGTGGTGCGCATCCCGGATGTCAAAGCCAGTTTGCAAATGTCTCCCGAGGTGCTGGGTCTGGCCCTCTTGGGTGCAGCCATTGGTTCGCTGTGCAGCATGGTCTTTGGCGGATACCTGATGGCCCGCTTTGGCAGCAAAACGGTGACCACGGTTTCTGCGATCCTGACTTGCCTGTCGGTGATCCTGCCGGGTTTCGCTGGAAATGCATGGACCCTGTTTGGAGCCCTGTTCTTTTATGGGGCTTTCAACGGCATGATGGATGTGTCCATGAACGATCAGGCTGCCCTGAACGAGAAGCAGCATGGAAAAAGCATCATGAGTTCATTTCACGGGGTGTTCAGTCTGGGTGGGGTGATCGGGTCGCTGATTGGAGGGTGGCTCAGCAAAGAGCAGGTGCCGGTGGGAGAACACCTGATGTATGTCGGTCTGGCCCTTGTGGTGGTCGTTGCGGTCACCAGCCGTTTTCTCATTCCAACTCCGCCCCATCCCGAGGAGGCACACAATGAGCCGGTGTTCATCCGTCCAGCACCGTCCCTGTGGATCATTGGCATCATGGCTTTCTGTGTGATGCTCGGAGAAGGGGGCATGGCCGACTGGAGCTCGGTGTACTTGCGGGAAAACATCGGGGCCACCGAAAGCCAGGGGGCTTTTGGGTACGCTGCCTTTTCAGGTTTGATGATGGTGGGTCGTTTTCTGGGCGATGGGTTCATCAACCGTTTTGGGGCACCCAGAGTGGTGGCGTGGGGAGGGGCCATCATGGCACTCGGGTTGTTTGTGGGTCTGGGCATCAACACCCTGCCAGCCGTGATTCTCGGTTTCGCCTGTGTGGGGCTGGGCTGTTCTGCCCTGTTTCCCTGTTTCCTGTCCAGCGCCAGTCGAAATCCAGACATGCGGCCTGCCAGTGCCATCACCGCCGTGGCAACCATGGCTTATTTTGGCTTTCTGGCCGGACCTCCCGTGCTGGGTCTGGTTGCAGGTCAGTTGGGTTTGAAGATGGCCCTGTTCATCATTGCGGCTGCTGGGCTTTTTATTCTGTTCAACCACCGCAAAGTGCAAGCCTGA
- a CDS encoding aminopeptidase has product MSEQQLENFAAILVQVGLGLQKGQMVSISSHVGLEDFTRRVVRQAYKAGAKFVEVEYRDPELQVLRLQHADPETLETVPEWFYKARLEFIEKGGSLLNLSLNRPDVFKGQDQEKMTRMSRATFPFVKPIQQRMMSDAVAWVVSVIPDQEWACKVFPELPAQEALEALWEVIFQIVRADQEDPVQVWKAHVKSLHARKNWLNEQRFTALHFQNALTDLTVGLAEGHIWAGGSGVAHDPFNTEFVANIPTEEVFTLPDCTRIDGTVTSTFPLSVRGTVIDRFTLTFKEGRVTHAEADNHQEVLQALLSMDEGALSLGEVALVPHSSPISQFGRPLYHGLFDENAASHIALGAGYRFCLQGGGDMTDEQFRAAGGNVSQVHEDFMVGSKDMQVTGIRSNGERVPVMTDGEWAFEI; this is encoded by the coding sequence ATGTCTGAACAACAACTCGAAAACTTTGCTGCCATTCTGGTGCAGGTCGGTCTGGGCCTTCAAAAAGGACAGATGGTGTCCATTTCCAGCCATGTGGGTCTGGAAGATTTCACGCGCCGGGTGGTTCGGCAGGCTTACAAGGCCGGAGCGAAGTTTGTGGAGGTGGAGTACCGCGATCCAGAGTTGCAGGTGCTCCGTTTGCAGCATGCCGATCCTGAAACGCTGGAGACTGTTCCAGAGTGGTTTTACAAAGCCCGTCTGGAGTTCATTGAAAAAGGGGGGTCTTTGCTCAACCTGTCCCTGAACCGTCCGGATGTGTTCAAAGGGCAGGATCAGGAGAAAATGACCCGCATGTCACGGGCCACCTTTCCTTTTGTGAAGCCCATCCAGCAACGCATGATGTCGGATGCGGTGGCCTGGGTGGTCAGTGTGATTCCCGATCAGGAGTGGGCTTGCAAGGTGTTTCCTGAGTTGCCAGCGCAGGAAGCCCTTGAGGCGCTCTGGGAGGTGATCTTCCAGATTGTGCGTGCCGATCAGGAGGATCCTGTGCAGGTCTGGAAAGCCCATGTGAAAAGCCTGCATGCCCGCAAAAATTGGCTGAACGAACAGCGTTTCACAGCGTTGCATTTTCAAAATGCCCTGACCGATCTGACGGTGGGTCTGGCAGAAGGGCACATCTGGGCCGGAGGGTCTGGTGTGGCCCATGACCCGTTCAACACCGAATTTGTGGCCAACATCCCCACCGAAGAGGTGTTCACTTTGCCCGACTGCACCCGCATTGATGGCACTGTGACCAGCACTTTCCCTTTGAGTGTGCGCGGAACAGTCATTGACCGCTTCACCCTGACCTTCAAGGAGGGTCGGGTCACCCATGCAGAGGCCGACAACCATCAGGAAGTCTTGCAAGCCCTCCTCAGCATGGATGAGGGTGCCCTTTCTCTGGGTGAGGTGGCTCTGGTGCCCCACTCCTCGCCGATCTCGCAGTTTGGCAGACCCCTTTACCACGGGTTGTTCGATGAGAATGCCGCCAGCCACATTGCTCTGGGTGCAGGGTACCGGTTCTGCTTGCAGGGAGGTGGCGACATGACCGATGAGCAGTTCAGGGCTGCCGGAGGCAACGTCAGTCAGGTCCACGAGGATTTCATGGTTGGCTCCAAAGACATGCAGGTGACCGGCATTCGGAGCAACGGTGAACGGGTTCCCGTCATGACCGATGGTGAATGGGCTTTCGAAATCTGA
- the prfB gene encoding peptide chain release factor 2 (programmed frameshift), whose protein sequence is MQEILDKLAALREYLDIPAKERRLRELEHELSNPELWNDQNRARQVTQESNALRKLTTTYNSLKSDAEGLSEMLEMASSEELEMLKEEVVSVEQRVDDLYKETLFTMKHADTPAIVKVKSGAGGTESMDWAGMLMRMFIRWAERRGYKVDILDIQEGEQAGITSAEFIIRGEKAYGMMAPENGVHRLVRVSPFDSNNRRHTSFASVEVVPEVPEEEINIVIPDSEVRVDVYRSQGAGGQGVNTTDSAVRVTHLPTGTIVAIQVTRSQIKNREMAFQILKQRLYDQERKKREEEEAKARGEQRKIEWGSQIRSYVMDKQYIKDHRTGLMKHNPDDVLDGDLDDLMWAGLEWLAGKRTADESGDDE, encoded by the exons ATGCAAGAGATTCTTGATAAGTTAGCGGCCCTCCGGGAGTATCTT GACATTCCCGCGAAGGAACGCCGTTTAAGGGAGCTGGAACACGAACTCTCCAACCCCGAGTTGTGGAACGACCAGAACCGCGCCCGTCAGGTCACGCAGGAGTCCAACGCCCTGCGCAAACTGACCACCACCTACAATAGCCTGAAAAGCGATGCTGAGGGCCTCAGTGAAATGCTGGAAATGGCTTCATCTGAGGAACTGGAGATGCTCAAAGAAGAAGTGGTCAGCGTGGAACAACGCGTGGACGACCTCTACAAAGAGACCCTCTTCACCATGAAGCACGCCGACACCCCTGCCATCGTGAAAGTCAAATCCGGTGCAGGTGGAACGGAGTCCATGGACTGGGCAGGCATGCTGATGCGGATGTTCATCCGCTGGGCAGAGCGTCGCGGCTACAAAGTGGACATCCTCGACATTCAGGAAGGCGAGCAGGCTGGAATCACCAGCGCAGAATTCATCATCCGGGGCGAAAAAGCCTACGGCATGATGGCCCCCGAGAACGGGGTGCACCGTCTGGTGCGGGTCTCCCCTTTCGACAGCAACAACCGCCGCCACACCAGTTTCGCTTCGGTGGAAGTGGTGCCGGAGGTCCCCGAAGAAGAGATCAACATCGTGATTCCCGACAGTGAAGTCCGGGTGGATGTGTACCGTTCTCAGGGTGCCGGAGGTCAGGGCGTGAACACCACCGACTCTGCCGTTCGTGTGACCCACTTGCCCACGGGAACCATTGTGGCCATTCAGGTCACCCGTTCCCAGATCAAGAACCGCGAGATGGCCTTCCAGATTCTGAAGCAGCGCCTGTACGATCAGGAGCGCAAGAAACGCGAAGAGGAAGAAGCCAAAGCCCGTGGTGAACAGCGCAAAATCGAGTGGGGCAGCCAGATCCGCTCTTATGTGATGGACAAACAGTACATCAAAGACCACCGCACAGGCCTGATGAAGCACAACCCAGACGACGTTCTGGACGGTGACCTCGACGACCTGATGTGGGCCGGACTGGAATGGTTGGCAGGCAAACGCACCGCCGACGAATCCGGCGACGACGAATAA
- a CDS encoding DUF5680 domain-containing protein, which yields MTYMNLETFIVEAKAHTYVGNSRKSLSYRPSSQDLQHHNGDFSYLDSCFGGRDFIGQEVVYHRKNPLWAMNYYGRIIKPDLITPAEVSTILKVALSEQYQEGRFLGGFKCHHLWGLYIDTNSGGHECFTGYEWIEVQGVKAYELHYHGGLIRQE from the coding sequence ATGACTTACATGAATCTGGAAACGTTTATTGTCGAAGCCAAAGCACACACTTATGTTGGCAACAGCAGAAAGAGCCTGTCCTACCGCCCGAGTTCACAGGACCTGCAACACCACAATGGCGATTTTTCTTACCTCGACAGTTGCTTTGGAGGACGCGATTTCATTGGACAGGAAGTGGTCTACCACCGCAAAAACCCATTGTGGGCCATGAATTACTACGGACGCATCATCAAACCGGACCTGATCACCCCAGCCGAAGTCAGCACCATCCTGAAAGTGGCCCTCTCTGAACAGTATCAAGAGGGCCGTTTTCTGGGCGGATTCAAATGCCACCACCTCTGGGGGCTTTACATCGACACCAACTCTGGGGGGCATGAGTGCTTCACCGGTTACGAGTGGATCGAGGTGCAAGGGGTCAAGGCTTATGAATTGCATTATCACGGAGGCCTGATCCGTCAGGAGTGA